A segment of the Rattus rattus isolate New Zealand chromosome 4, Rrattus_CSIRO_v1, whole genome shotgun sequence genome:
ATTTTTTCACAGTTACTTGCTCAAAGTCAAATCGCTTCTCCAGGTAATTACGAAATTCCTCCAGATCTGTCCAAGGTAGAAAACTACATTATCAGATTTCCAAAGCTAAGAATGTTTTCCTCAGCTCTGTGTAGAATAGCAACGCCATTAAAGAAGTTCAGAATACAAAATACAGattttcctttccccatccatttcaaaggcaaagaaagaaaaaaaaaaaaaaaaaaaaaaaaaaaaccaaaacattagGTTCTTTTTACAGCTACTTCAAATCATTCTGGCAAGCCTCTTATGGAAAGAATCCTGGGCATCAGTACTTTATCGGGACTAAGATacacaatacaaaaataatatggggagattaaaataaacaaagcaaacaaacaaccccactaGTCTTCAGGCTTTCCCCTTAACGCAAAATGAATTATCGGGGCTGGAAGAAactaaataaacacacacacaaaaaaaccagcAAGCACCTGACTGCCAAGAGCAAATGCCTACCACCTTCTCTGACCATCTCACTTTTGCCTCTGGTTCTTTAAACTCAGTAACAAACCATACCTCATTAGCTCTCCACCTCCCTCAGGGATTCTGCACTGCTACCTCTTCCCAAACcacttcacatacacactcaaaagcagcttcctctctctctgcacccCTTCCAGGACGCCTCACAGCAACAGCCTCTAAAAAACCCTAATACTGAAAGCTGCATGTCCTCTTTGGAAGGGATTCAGCAGGTGGGCTGAAGAGCTATGATATCACCAGGGATCTAAGGGACAGAACTAAGCTAAAGGCACAAGATAGAGTGAAAAATACAAGCTATAACCAGACAAATGAAAAACTCAAGAGCACTGCCCAGTACTTGAAAGtcaaaaaagcagaaacaaaagaatggCAGTTTCTTGGTGCTGAATTTATGACTGCAGGCTCATTCTAAGCACATTAGATAAATTTAAACAAAGTTACATGAGCACACAATACTGAAAGAGCAAGACTTCAGAGGTCATATAAAAACCAGAAAGGCTAGTTGGCACTGACATGTCATCTCTACTGAAGATGTCGGGCAGTCAGATCTGacagctgggggttgggggtgcacTCATCAAGTTTTctcttggagggaggaagggtttgtctGGTGTGTATAGGCAAAAGTCCCCTCTCAGATACAACCAGGAGCTAGGATGCACAGCATATAGTAGGAGTAAAACTCAGGTAGCAAGGAGGGAAGAAAGCTCTTAGGAATACTTACCAACTGACTCATCTTTGCACACCTCAACTTTAGCCCTCACTTGTCCCAGGGCTCCAGCAGCTGCCTCAGCACCCAGGGAGTCCTTCTCATCCAGGGACCCTGAGTCTCCACCCAAGGAGTCAGGCTCCTCCAGAGGGAAATCCAGCTCTGCAGAGCGACCCAGGGGCTTGACAGGTGACACTTCTCCACTGGGGGCAAGATCACAGTTTTGCTCTCGTTCCTCGTTGTCCTTCATTTTCTTATAATGCAGACAAGGGATGCTGCTTAGAGGAGGATCATGTTTCTGTAGATAGGACATTGAAACGGGCTATCAGGACACCTCTGAATCTGTCTGACTTTAGTACCAGTAGACAAGCACTGAGACTCACAAGCCTAAATATGAAACAAATGACTCCCTACCCGTATGCTTCCCGTCCCCAAGAAGTAGGGTCTGGACCAGGTGACCACTCGAGACTCTCTGTGCAGGTATACAGGGACTCCAGAGTTATGAAAAGTCATTATCCATCCATCAGGCAATGGCTCTGTAGGTGGACGGCCACGACCTGCACAGAACATAAGAACAATCTGCAATCCCTTTACAAGCACGAGACTGTCAGACAAAGCCTCTTGAACatgttttttgtatttgtgtgggtTCTGCCAAGTTTCTATCTGCCTGATAAACCCTAATTGCACCCATAGGATAGTATGTGGAACAAGGTAAGGACTTCTTACATGGAGAACCAATGCCCGAGAAGCCATAAATAGTGTTGTTCAAGGCAAATCCCTACCCTAGCTAGCATTTGCCCCCACACTTGGGGGGAAACAGAACACTGGAATTCTCCTATCTGCCAGTCATATTAACAGGTACTGGAGTGAGTAAACTTTCCTAATAAACTGTAAATGTATCAGCCACTGTTCCTGGTGCATGTCACCAAGTAGTACTACCTTACTACGATATGccaaaccctgggtttgattccataAACACagcaagttggagagatggctcagcagttaagagtaccttctgcttttttttcctttgggggctgggtgtttttttctgggacagggtttctttgtgcagccctggctgacctggaacttactctgtagaccagcctgtcttgtgctgggattagaggtgttgGCCACCATCACCTGGCATTCTACATAGCTTTTAAGACACTGCTCCCAATCCTTTCTTTGCTTTATTGGCAGTTTTAAGTACCAGACTTGTTTTTATCTTGCCTCTCTTCAGTGATAAAACTAATATGGGGTACAGGGGTGAGGTGAGGATGAGGTGGAGTTCACAATACCAAAGACTTAACAAAATACCTTAACTAATACCTGTTCTTATAGGTATGAGGAGCATTATGGTAtcaagaaactaaagaaaaaatataaatgaaacctAAACATGAGGCATCACTTAAAAAGGGGCTACTAACTAAGAAGGGCAGGAGCAACAGTGTGTTGACCAACACTGCACGAAGTGCTCAACAGCAGTCTCCATCAGAGTGTGGACCTAGAGGGAATCCTGCAGGTCAGAAGGACACCCTGGATATGGGTATGCCTTCCAGAAGCCTGACCGGAGGTGAGCTGCTTCACACAAACACTAGGAGAATTCAGAAGCAGCAAACAGAATGTAGGTCTCAGCACAATGTAAGACAGGTTTATCCCAGCCATGCATCTGATTCCTCCTAGGTAAATGAACAAGCCAGAGCCACTGCTGCCCTGTGGAGTCCTAGAACCATGAGAAAAGCACCAAGGTAAAGACCACCTAACTTATTCTTCTCAGAAGCTGTAGCCAAGGGTCACCTGGTCTGAAACTGCCTATCATGGCATCTCCATTGCTTGGCCTACCACAGACATATGCAACAAAATCTGGTATCTAGCCTTGTAGACCCTCCTATCTCCTCAGCAGCTTAAGGAAGGCAACATCTTCATCTTCTCCTCAGGGCCTTAGCCTATGGTCTCTTATGTGCTTAAGCCCTATGTGCCTCTTAACACCTGACTGATCCTGGGATCCTTACCAGAGTAATAGATGCCACTAAGCCAAGTCCACATAAAAGCCCACGTGACCTGTCCTACATTTTCCCTGCACTGGCAACAGAGTCGAGTAACACAACCGTGGGTGTTTCCCAGCGGCTCTCCCGTTCTCCCCAGATGCAGGTGTGCACTCTGCACATCTCCCAAACACTTCTAACCACAGCTCCCACTTGCCCCACAGTGCACGTGCCATGCTGCAGCCCAGTTTCCAGCATCAGTCTGCTTCTGGTGCTTTCCTGATTCACTTGCAACAGAACCAAAACTCAGATGGTAACTATCACCTGCCTACCCCTCAAAAACTGACCTGTGGCCTTGGCCTCCACATCTGCAGGCTACTGGTCTTTCATCCTGGCACACACTGACGCACCCCTGCAAGGGTCCTCTATAGCTCTCTGTGGCTTCCAAGGGATTTGTCAAGCTCTGAACCTGGGTTGTGGTCTGAGTATTTGTGTccgatttgttttcttttcacctCCCAGGACTATGCTATACTTAAACCCATGTCTCTACCCAGACTGGCACCAGAGAACTCCCAAAATATTCTTAGGAAGGAAAAAGTTCTGGGGCCATGAAGCACTCAGGATGTGTGAGGGACTCACTTTTGAGCACTGTTTTAATCTTGGTCATCATTGGCTGCACACTTGTCTCTCCATCAGACGGATGATCACTGTCTCCACCATATTTTTCCTCCATTCGCCTCTTCTTGGGAGCACAGAGACCTTCTTCTAGTAAAGCATCCACATCATTGTCAAAGTCATCCTGCAAAATAAAGTGTTCAGACCCTACAGCCCTCCGTGCTTCTGTACCAAGGACAAGTTTCACATGTATGAGGGAACACACAGAGGAGCCCCTCAATGGGGACTGAGCATGCCCTGATGGCATCTGACcatctgaaaaacaaacaggTTGAAATGACAAGTGACATCAGCACGCCTACTCCAGGAGCACACCCAGCCAAAGAGGCTTTTCAGCAGCATCTGCTGATTCGGGTTGGAAAGAGATAAGGCTCAATGTTAGCCAAACTTCCTACTAAGGAACTTTAGAAATGTAAACTCTTTacatctttctcttctccacattAATATTTAACCTCACACAGGGTTTTGCTTAGTTTGATTtccctgcttttaaaaataaaaccacttccAAACCTCTCTTTGGGTTTTGCTCAGAGCCCTCCAGGGAACCGGTCACCAACATACCTCATAGGAGAAATTCAAGGCCTCTTCATCCACTCTGTCTCTTTGAACGATTGCTTTAGCCGTGAACCCGCCTGTTCCTTCTTCATCTAGCTCCAAATTGTCAGTAAAATCTTCTAACTCATCGAGCACTGCATACTCCACTCTCTTTTCCTGATCCAGCTCATTTTCCTCATCCTTCTTATCTGTACTCTCACCCCCTAGGCCTACCCCATTACCAACACTCCCGCCAAAGGGACAAGCATGCACGTCCCCGCAGACAGGACTAAGGAGCTGGCTACATTCAGGCCGAGTGCTGCGTTCTACTCCTGTGTACAGCACCTTCCTGTCCTTACTCCTGCAGCTCTCAGTAAAGCTCACGCTAATCTTTACATCCTTAAGCAACTTAAGGTCAGGGGAGAACTTCCGGACCGCAGGTGCGTGCCGGGCAGTGCGCGGGCTGTGGCCACTACAGTTCGGGTCTATGAGGAGGCGGCCCTTAGAGAAGGATCCTTTGGAGAGAAGAGAAGCTCCGTAGAAGTTGAATGGGTCGTCGGCAGGAGGTTCGGACTGTCCATCACCACCAGAGCCAACGTCCATTACCTCTGCATCACTGGACGTTTGCAGGGGAGGTGGTGGAGACTGTTCATGGGGCAGCACTTGGAAGGGGCAAGCTCGGTTCTCCATCATCGCTTCTCCTGTGGGCTCATGCGGGAGAGGAGAGGGACTCTCATATGTCTCCATATTATGAGCAGTTAAGACTACTTTAAAAGACCAGAGTTTTAAACCACCTTACATAAATCTATACTGCTAACATGCACAAGTCCGTCGAGACCCGGTGCCGTCCTGCCCGCGCTGTACACACTGGCGGTTTAGTCAAGCTGGCCACATTGCTCTTTTCATTAATGTAGACAGCTTTTAGAACCACTGCCTCAATTATTGGAAATCACAATGCACTCAGCTTAAAAGACTGACGTCTAAGTGAGTCTATCTTCATGCCAAAGTGGcacctttcttcttccacctgcaaagaaatttaaaaatatcatcacaAATGACAGAAACCTTTTATTTCTCTGGTACCAAGTTAAAAGTCAAATGTTATCAATGGTTTAGTAAAGGGCCAAGATAACACTGCCTTTAAGGAAGCCTTTTAGACATCAGAAAAAAaactaactttaaattttaagtcCTAAATTAAGTATTTTATCAACTattcattttaatcttttatttcagAAGCACAAAAATACAGTCTTAGAACTCAAAAAGGATTAAGactaaaataaaaagctaaatcTTCCCACAGCACTCCCATAACCTGGCCTAGTGGGTAAGCAAGCATGCATCCGGAGGTCACCATCTCAGGAACACACGGAGAGTGCATGGCCTCCTTTGGGCCATAAGAGGGACATCGATCCACTCACCTGGAAGGGCTGGGTCATCAGAGGGCGAGTGAGACCCTCAGCTCAACTCTGTGGCACTAGGGACCTCAGAGATATAGCCAGGCACTCTGCTACCCAAGGACCCCCTCTCCTGGGCCCACAACGTGGCACGTGGACAGGACAGTGATGCAGCGTGCTGAGGTCACCAGGAGTGGCAGCATAGATCCATTCCCAGTAGAGGGAGGGTGTCTGTTGGGAAGGGAGCCTGCTAGTATTGGGGGGTAGGTGGGACAACACAGGAGAAAGCTAAAGCCAAGGTAGAAAGGGTTCTGGTTGCCATCTGAAGCCTAGCTCCAGGCTGAGGATAATGAGCTATCAACAGGGAAGTGACTCTCCTTATAAAGAAGACTCACAGCTATACCAGGTATAGGACTGCACCAGATGTTGGGACAGTTCTCCAAAACAAAGATGTGGAAGCAGCTCTGGAGACAATAACAAAGTGTCACGGAATTGTCTATGCTTGCAGACCCTATGGGGgtggaaagcagaaaaaaaaggaggtgaAGAAAAAAGCTTCTCTACAGATACACTCTAGCACCCAGGCAGAAGCCTGGAGAGAAGAATAGAGGGTGCTGTAAGCAGCCCTGTCTCACAAGTGCTCAGGCAGGTCACATAACTCTGAAGCCCTGAAGAGGTCTGGGGGAGGAGACCACATGAATTGGTAGTAAAGCACCAAAACCACAAGAGGGAAATAGCAGAGGGGAAAGTATACAATCCTAGGAAACTCTGCTACAGAGGATGCTTGCAGAGGGATGACACAACAAAGACAACCGATCAGCAGAATGCTGGCCACAAAACCAAAGAGCCACAGAAAGAAAGGTTATTGGcagaaacacatgcactcacGAATGCACACGCTTACATGCACACTGCCACATCATGCACATGCCATGCACATGCCATGCACACTGTTACAggtacagatatacatacatacatacaaccatGCCCATGGGTGACAGCTTGGTTGCACCTACAGTAACTCTTATTCTTAAGACCCCAGAGAGGACAAGAGGACAGAAAACATCAACTGTATAAGCAGCTTACAGTAAAAGGATTGAGTGGGGTGGTTATGCCTTGCTGAAGGTACAACATAAAAGTCAGAGGTTTGTTTAGGTTAAATTAAACCATTTAAAAACTCAGTCTACTCTGAAAGGTGCTACCACAAACAAGAGATAATGACACCATGGCCTACACACAACAGAAGGTCAAACTATACTATCACTTTCTTTCCTATAACTGACAATGGCCTAACAGTTTTTAATTCAGTAgaaatgtaacaaaatacctCTCCAAAAATGTTCCCATCACAGGTGCTTATGAATGACTAAGAAGAGCAGCAATCACTAAGGAGCCAAAGTTTCCTGGCAACCAAGGACCACTGCAGAGGACAGACTGGTCAGCATACTTGATCCTAACAGTCCACGAATAAGACCAGGACAGTGCCCAGTAGGTGCTTGCAGAGACCTCAGCTAGTCAAACCTGCGGTTTCTGAGGTAGACTGTGCGAATAGTAAGAACACTCCGTAGGCAGAGGTTGGAGTGGTAGATAGGGAAGCATACTGCATGTTAAAAGCAGTGGGCCAGTGAGGAACTATAAAGGATGAAGACAATAAATGAAGACATTGATAAGTGTTAAAGCgggaaaagctttttaaaaaatcataggtGGAGACCCTGAGGCCCtagaaaaggaaagcagacatCTTGCAGAAGCAGGCAAACTGTCTAGCTCTTGAACCCAGCGTCAGGCAGTCTTAGGTGTGTTTCTTACCTCCCCTCTGAAAACTTATTCATTTATCAACTATTTGCTGAATGCCGTCCTTCCAAAAGGCACACACATCATTTATGTGTGTTAAGCAcaaagcagacaaaacacttgCCCCACAGAGCATATCAGTGTGAGAGATGGATAATAACAAGAAAAGTATCTATGATGTCACATGCTGACAAATATTCtattaaaacaaagcaaggaaaaaaGCTAGGAAGCAGCTTCCAAAAGATTATACAAGGTTCTACAGCCAGCATCCACCTAAAGATGAAACAGATGGAGCCAGGTGGCTACAAGGGTAAAAGGAGGGTGACAGCAGAAGACACTCGAAGGAAAAGCAAAGACCCTGGGGCAGAGCCCTGGTGTGGCCAAGCTAGGGACAGTGAGCTGAGTGAAGCCGACAGGGCTGGGCAACAAGCATTAAGATTTTACATGTTTATCTTGAATAACAGGACACTGCACAGAAGGGGTCAAAACAGTGGGATCACTGATCCATGGGTAACAATGGCAGCCAACCCAGACACAGGCACTGCTGTAAGGATTTTATGCAACTTACTAAGCACTGTGACAGAAAGGTTAAACAACCTGCTCAAGGTTACAAAGCTAGGAAGTGGTACAGCTTCTTTGCCACCCAAACAAACAGGCCTGAGTCTGTACTACCTCAGTTTTATAACATCATACAATTTAAAGAATCACTCTGGGTCCAGAAAAActaagagggtaagagaggggATCAAATCAGAGGAAGAATTAAAGGGCTCACAGGGAGCTTGGACAGGACTTTAGGTTGCAGTTTCTTAGCAATGGTCTGCTGTTGGAAACAGGTGGCAAGGCTTCCTAAGAGATGCATGCAGGCCTAAGAGAAGCACCAAGGTGACTTTAGACAGCCATATGGATTGTTCTGGCATGGACTGTGGCTATACCTTAGCTTGGGTCAAACTATTTGGTATCAAAATGAAATGGACAACTAGAAGCAGGAGGTTGGAGATCAGAAGGGAGGGCAGCATTGAAGATAGTGTCATGGAAGATGTCAGAGGAAACTGATATGCAAACTACAAGAGATCACATGGGAGGGAAATGATGACAAGAGAAGGCCAAAACTGGGCAAACCAGTCAAAATCATGTTTCTCAGAAAGTAAAATTCAGACAGCAACTGTGAACTGCCTGCTTCACAACATGCCTGGCAATGCAGGTCAAAGGGTAGCCCTCCTGCCCATCAACCTCACTATTCTTCAGCCAACTGGACCTATGGATGCAGATCTTGATTTGCCAATTAGACTGTGAGCAAGTCAAACCCACAGctggctgccctggaccctgGCACAGGGTTACCCAACCCATCTGAACAACTCCTACGCGGCCAGTGCTACAGCTGCAGCCTCCTGATCAACCCAAAGGCAGTATGACCTCATCAATTCCTTTGTCACCCTGCAAATCCTATTCTAAACTGACAGGCCGCTCTCACTTGACCAGCCTTTCACTCCCTTCAATTAGTGATGGTTTACAGTGGGAACTGAGCCACTTCCAAGTCTGGGAGTCTAGTTTGAGCCAGCAGACAGTGGGTACCCTAATAGTGATTGGCATACAAGAGTCAACAACCCTACACAGGACATCTCTGCATCCAGCAAGGAGGTACATGCAAGCATGCAAGATGGCAAATCAAATTCCTACCACTAGCAACCCAAATCCACTGGATGATACTACTTGACAGGTACCGCTGTCAACAGGTTGCCACTTCCCATTTATTTCTACAACGTTCATTGTTACTGTAAAACCACATTCTGATAAGCTATCTGACACTTCATCCACGGGTTATTTGGTGGAAACTTGAGAGGTTTCTCGGCTTttccaaacagacaaaacaggCAGAGTTTAGGGTGTGAGGTGTCCCTGCCCACACCTCTCCCGCCAGAAGGCGAGGCGATGGCTTCAGGCCCACCGCCCAAGGGGCTTCGTTACCAGACCCACAGCACCCTACGTCCGTGATGCCTGGGCTCCGGGCCCGGCCCCCACTGCACAAAGGCCGAGACTCCGCGTGTCCCAGCCCGCCTAGAGCGccgcgccccgccccgccccgagCCCCGGCCTGTGGCCTCGCCCGGGAAGgggggtggaaggagggaaggaaagggcgCAGCCTCTCCAGGCCGCAGCGCCCGCCGCCTGCGGGGCGCCCATCGCGCCCCGCACCTACCTGTGGCGCCCGCGACCTGCCCGAGCCGCCCGCAGCCCGACCACAGTCGGCCGACCCTCACCGCCCCGGCGCCGCCGCAACCCGCGAAGGCCTTTGCAAGCTCTCGGCTCTTGAGACCCGCTGCCGCGCGGGCGAGCGGAAGGCGGGCCTTGGCGGAGCGCGACCAATCCCGGCGCACGGCCGCCGCGTATTGGGGGAGCCGGGAGCGGGCTGGGGAAGCCGCCAATCGGCGGCGCGAGAAGCGCGCGGCCCAATTGTAAGGCGCTATGGAGGCCACGTGGGCGGGACCAGCCGCAAACCTTGCACAGCTAACGGCTGTCGCTCCGGGTGGGGCTGAGTTGCGGCCGCGGGGTGCGCCGGGAGAGAGGTGCGTAGAGGCTGCTGGGAGCCGGGGAGCGCGGGAGTGCGGGGAACGCTGGGAGCTGATCTGTGAGCCGGCCTCTGTAGCGCTTTTGAGTTTTTGAATGGACCATCGAGCTCCGACTTTCGGTCGTCCCAAGGACTAAATTGGAAATCCCAGAAAGTCAACGGACAATATGCGCGATGCTGAGGACCGGAGTTTACTCGCAGTGTCGCCACACCTGGAAGGACAAAGGTCTAATGACTAGTTCGCTGTGCTTACAGCATCCTCCGTGTCAAAAAGGGAATAGAAGCAGAGGCTAGTTGGGGATCTTTTAGTCTAGGATGGACCTTAGATCGGCCTTGCAGACCTGTGTCAGAGACCATTAAGAGACTTAAGCTGTTCAAGACTGATCTGACACACCCGAGGTATCAGTATGTAAGACTTAGGAAAATTCTTTAGGACGGAAGTGAAATAGATGGACTCAGAAACAAAATGGAGTTAGCCAGGTCTGTTCCTGAGCCCTCCAAATTCCTGCCCACAAACCACTACTTCATTGCTATTGACCCGGTACTAAGGTGGAGTCAAGATGTGTTAATTCTATCCATAATAATATCCAGAACCTCGAAAAGTCTAGTTCTCCTTTTGGTTCTCATTcaagtcaataaatgtaataaaaaaaattatagaaaactgtCTTCTCTTGGCCAAACACTTCAGTAATTGCTGATGGACATGAAAAATCGTGGTTGCTAAAAACAGGACTAAAAGGTGACATGTTGGGGAGCTCAAGATCTCAAGCACACTTGAGTTAATGCTAAAAGCAGTGAGCTATATCCCTACTGTTGGGGAGACTGTCtattttaataaagttaaaacTTAGAAAAGTTTCTCCCCAAAATTCTTAGTTACTGCAAATGGCAAGCAGTAGCTTCACCATGGAAAAACCCTAAGACTCCATTTAAGAAGGGCCACCAGCTGTAGGAGGCGCCGAGATCTGTGTGTTCAAAGATAAGCACGAAGGGACCCTAGATGTTGTTCCTTCAAGGGAATGAATGCCAACAGAGGAGAGGGCAAAGAGAATCCGGGCAGAaatggcaggttttttttttttatataggaaTCAGGAGctaggggaagagaagggaagccaTGGGCTGAAGAGATTTAGGTTAGGGGTGGGGGGAAAGTGCTGAGAGAAACTACAGGTACTGAGTGAGCCTGGAGGCCTGTGGGTGCTTTGGTATGCTAGGAACCACAGCCCTTTGTCCTGAGCTTCTTTTGGACCTGACAACCACCAGAGTCCTGAGTACCTTCAAACCTTTAGGAAAAGCCCAATACACACTGAGAAGAACTAACATGGGAATGAATGCTGGAGTCAGCACCTAATGATGGAGACCCGGATTCCCGGCAAGCATAGACAGGCTTTAGATTTCAGAAGTGGGAAATGGAtccaaggaaggaggaagctaTGTTTGGAACTCCAGTCAGCCTTACCGTTCTTAGGTTT
Coding sequences within it:
- the Dgcr8 gene encoding microprocessor complex subunit DGCR8 isoform X1, with the protein product METYESPSPLPHEPTGEAMMENRACPFQVLPHEQSPPPPLQTSSDAEVMDVGSGGDGQSEPPADDPFNFYGASLLSKGSFSKGRLLIDPNCSGHSPRTARHAPAVRKFSPDLKLLKDVKISVSFTESCRSKDRKVLYTGVERSTRPECSQLLSPVCGDVHACPFGGSVGNGVGLGGESTDKKDEENELDQEKRVEYAVLDELEDFTDNLELDEEGTGGFTAKAIVQRDRVDEEALNFSYEDDFDNDVDALLEEGLCAPKKRRMEEKYGGDSDHPSDGETSVQPMMTKIKTVLKSRGRPPTEPLPDGWIMTFHNSGVPVYLHRESRVVTWSRPYFLGTGSIRKHDPPLSSIPCLHYKKMKDNEEREQNCDLAPSGEVSPVKPLGRSAELDFPLEEPDSLGGDSGSLDEKDSLGAEAAAGALGQVRAKVEVCKDESVDLEEFRNYLEKRFDFEQVTVKKFRTWAERRQFNREMKRKQAESERPILPANQKLITLSVQDAPTKKEFVINPNGKSEVCILHEYMQRVLKVRPVYNFFECENPSEPFGASVTIDGVTYGSGTASSKKLAKNKAARATLEILIPDFVKQTSEEKPKDSEELEYFNHISIEDSRVYELTSKAGLLSPYQILHECLKRNHGMGDTSIKFEVVPGKNQKSEYVMACGKHTVRGWCKNKRVGKQLASQKILQLLHPHVKNWGSLLRMYGRESSKMVKQETSDKSVIELQQYAKKNRPNLHILSKLQEEMKRLAAEREETRKKPKMSIVASAQPGGEPLCTVDV
- the Dgcr8 gene encoding microprocessor complex subunit DGCR8 isoform X2; its protein translation is MMENRACPFQVLPHEQSPPPPLQTSSDAEVMDVGSGGDGQSEPPADDPFNFYGASLLSKGSFSKGRLLIDPNCSGHSPRTARHAPAVRKFSPDLKLLKDVKISVSFTESCRSKDRKVLYTGVERSTRPECSQLLSPVCGDVHACPFGGSVGNGVGLGGESTDKKDEENELDQEKRVEYAVLDELEDFTDNLELDEEGTGGFTAKAIVQRDRVDEEALNFSYEDDFDNDVDALLEEGLCAPKKRRMEEKYGGDSDHPSDGETSVQPMMTKIKTVLKSRGRPPTEPLPDGWIMTFHNSGVPVYLHRESRVVTWSRPYFLGTGSIRKHDPPLSSIPCLHYKKMKDNEEREQNCDLAPSGEVSPVKPLGRSAELDFPLEEPDSLGGDSGSLDEKDSLGAEAAAGALGQVRAKVEVCKDESVDLEEFRNYLEKRFDFEQVTVKKFRTWAERRQFNREMKRKQAESERPILPANQKLITLSVQDAPTKKEFVINPNGKSEVCILHEYMQRVLKVRPVYNFFECENPSEPFGASVTIDGVTYGSGTASSKKLAKNKAARATLEILIPDFVKQTSEEKPKDSEELEYFNHISIEDSRVYELTSKAGLLSPYQILHECLKRNHGMGDTSIKFEVVPGKNQKSEYVMACGKHTVRGWCKNKRVGKQLASQKILQLLHPHVKNWGSLLRMYGRESSKMVKQETSDKSVIELQQYAKKNRPNLHILSKLQEEMKRLAAEREETRKKPKMSIVASAQPGGEPLCTVDV